A section of the Humulus lupulus chromosome 2, drHumLupu1.1, whole genome shotgun sequence genome encodes:
- the LOC133814366 gene encoding casparian strip membrane protein 5 — MSKESVVELGEGKSGSSSRRGVNRGLSMLDFVLRLIGIVGTMASAIAMGTTNETLPFSTRFIRFRAEYDDLPTFTLFVVVNAVVSGYLVLSLALSILHIVRSSAQKSRILLIIFDTAMLGLLTAGASASAAIVYLAHQGNTTANWFAICQQFNSFCERISGSLIGSFVGVAAFILIILLSAVALARPT, encoded by the exons ATGAGCAAAGAAAGCGTTGTGGAACTTGGTGAAGGCAAAAGTGGTTCCTCCTCAAGAAGAGGGGTGAACAGAGGGCTGTCCATGTTGGACTTTGTTCTAAGGCTTATTGGAATTGTTGGTACCATGGCAAGTGCAATTGCCATGGGAACCACCAATGAAACACTTCCTTTCTCCACTCGCTTCATCCGGTTCAGGGCTGAGTACGATGACCTTCCCACTTTTAC GTTATTCGTGGTTGTCAATGCCGTTGTGAGCGGCTATCTGGTTCTTTCTCTAGCTCTTTCTATCCTACACATAGTACGGAGCAGCGCACAAAAGAGTAGAATACTTTTGATCATCTTCGACACG GCAATGCTAGGTCTTCTAACGGCGGGAGCATCAGCATCGGCAGCTATAGTATATTTAGCACACCAAGGAAACACCACAGCCAACTGGTTCGCTATATGCCAACAATTCAACTCCTTCTGCGAGCGCATCTCCGGTTCTTTGATCGGATCTTTCGTTGGTGTTGCCGCCTTCATACTCATAATCTTACTTTCTGCCGTGGCACTTGCTCGACCTACGTAA